The Danio aesculapii chromosome 11, fDanAes4.1, whole genome shotgun sequence region AaggatttttaatgaaaaatttgtCATTTCCATCACTTGTTTCTCATGCGATACTTTCAATTTGCCTATTAACAAGGTGATGAAAATCCAGCTAGCGAAAATCACAATGCTAACCTTTATCTCCACTTCAAAACCTGAGTAGGCTTGACGGTTTCTTTTGAAGCTATTGTTGTCTTCGGAAGAAAGCTGTAAAACAAATAGTGGTAATAAATGACTGATAAGATTATAAGATTCTTGTGAAATGGAGCATCGATTTTgacctgggaaaaaaaaaaaaacgtacaaaaaCTGAACAAATCTCAGTTTTTCAACAATCCTAGTTTTCGTAATGCCTCTCTCCGATCTTTTCCGATGCTGGGAACCGGCACACTGAAAACTTTTGTACGAGACGACAATATATTGAATGGTTTTCTGGGTGTTGATTCATTTGCATCCATTTGCGTGTCTTTATTGGTTGCTATTGTAGAAGAGCGTGGCCTGTGGCTCTGAGAAACTGCATTGGTGTTTGATTCCGACAGTCCCATTCCAGTGCGTTCCAAAGTGGCAGATTTTGCCGTCATATTGGCATGTTGTGTATGGGAGGATGATGTGAAAAGATCACTCACAGACCTCTGGTGGAGCGGACTGCATCTTTGAACTGACTGATTTATTTGTTCTTCAGGTCTTGCTGGGATACTGTATGCAAGATGTTCACTTGAGGTCTGGTTTGCTGGTTTGGATTGAGATTGAGATTGCTTTAGCTGTTTGCAGATCTTTGCATCTTCCTTAAGAAGACCCAACTTGCAAAGAGCCTCCACTCTTACTTTCTCTGGATTCATTAATTTATCTCCTGAGTAAGGGATGGAGGAGTCCTTATGGGTTCCAGATGCTCCTTCTTGGTTTAGTTTCTTTTTAGGTTTAGGAGCTACTGGTGGAGGAGCAGGTTTGGAAATCTGGGAAATGGTTTGGGATTTCTCATTAAGATCTTTATTTGTAGAATAATTAGCTTCACTTGCATTGGTTTTCCTCATGGACGCACTCTTGCGCAGCTGCACCAGAGCTTCATAGGAAAGCGGTCCTCTGTGCGCCACATTCTCTGATTGCACATTTTTCTGTTGCTCCTTTTTCGTTTCTTTACTACTTTTGGTTTTACGCGGAGGTGGTATCACAACCACGTTGACCTCCGGGGGAACTCGTGGAGCTTCTTGGTGGATCTGAGCAGATTCAGATGTCACTTTGGATGCTGTGTTTTTCTGGGACGCAGCTAAACCATGTCTGGTTTGGAATTTTGAATTATGGTTTGCGAGGACAAACGGTGTAGGAACCATATAATTCAGAATTTCTGAATTTTGCTCGAAGCTGCCAGATGAATATAGACCTTCAGATTGGCTTTTGGGCATATCTACAACAAAGAAAAAGGAATTAGGGCACTATAagatagggctgtgcaatatgaccatatataaagatatatatcatttcatataattatatatcatgggtgtccaaacttggtcctggaggactggtgtcctgcatattttagttccaacgccaattaaacacacctgaaccagctaatcaagctctttctaggtatactaaaacttccatgcaggtgtgttgaaggatgttggagctaaactatgcaggacagtggccctccaggactgagtttggacaccccatcATTTATTTCATGATGTCACGAAATACATTgtttatgataatattttttcatcatttatatgAGCGCAATAGTACACGCCATTACGGGGATGCAGACAAAAAACAAGAATAACAGCGTCATGAGAAAGTGTTGCAAAccttgaaagtacaatgtttacattttgcctTTTATTCAGTGAAAgtgtgttatatttattatttctacatTTTGAATCAAACATTTGACttaaacagtggtgtaaagtaatgagttacaaatactccaactactgtaattgagtagtttttctcaggaattgtaatttactaagtaatttaaaaatgtgtacgtttcctttcccttgagtacatttttaggacagtatcggtacttttactccactattttccttcaacctgcagtcactactttattttgttcttgtttatggggattggctgagtaaaaaaatcagttctgtgattcatgtccaatcaaattgcacatagaaagtaaattacAAAATACTGAACTACTTCAAGACATGGGTAATTTATAAATACTCCCCTAAAAACTGGCCctaaatatgatcacatatgaatgagtacatttttgagtatatcctttaaaatgttaaaaagaaataGTGTTTTACATGTGGTCAATATAGATAAATTAtcaattgattgaatttacaaaaCGAAtactataattaaataattaaataaagtcttatatcattatcaggatatgagatgacttataatatgatatgagatttttgtcagtTCACCCAGCCcagaagttttatttatggaagaCCCAAGAGGCCATGCATtcacatatttttctttttttttttttctcatgatcTCGACATAACCCGTTTTCTTGTgatcaaaacttttattttctcaTGATCTcaacataacaaaaaaatgttttcttgtgatcatgacttactttttttgtttttattcatgtattaattattactattatttataccTGTCCAATGTATGACCGGGCCACCAAAAATTTTCAGATATAGGCTACGCTCCTGCCTTTAAAacagagggctctattttaacaatctaggcacaaagtctaaagcgcatgacgcaaaagcattaagggcgtgtccgaatccacttttgctattttaaggacggaaaaatacgctctgcgctctggcacatggtctaacagggttgtgtttattcttttaatgagttatgggtgtgttttgagcattacgtgcattaaaccaatcagagtctcatctcccattccctttaagagtcagtagcATCGCGCCATGgctcatttgctatttacatggtggactttgtaagtggacaaactgaacgcttcactagcaagaaaacagttaaacagaccatctgcagcgagaggataaacaatgagcctcctccattctgcctctttacttttctctttactttactcctttactttcatgaatAAGGAAACATTGTTGTACTcgcttcactgaagacatccattagcctacataattaatttcgtttgttaagtgcaaagatttgtttcaaaaatatttctaaattcagctctaatttccagaaaataaataaataaataaacaataataacaaagtgtttaTATCcatgttatatccaaacacacatcctattcttatgccctatatgatgatgcatacatctccaaaacccgagaggtggacaaatctaagcttgtttttattaaagcaaatttaaatttgcatataataaataatactgctaataataataataacaacattatacaaatgcaaattgtcatgaataaactgaaaaaagccccggagatgaggcatggaggcagtggtttttatatttatatagaaaataataatttttgtaacattttaatccttttcatttttttcatttgtaaagatatttgtgtattgctgtacatcctgtgtatattaagcaatgtcttagctttgaacccacataggcgcataactaacatgctctgtgctggactttcgACCTGCTTTTAGTCGGTCAATGGCGCTGTCTATTTTAGTTCTTCAAATTaacaacgcgccaacaatgcgccttaacacacctctattagaccagcacacccatgagtccacacagtggctcaaatggatttgctatttaaacaacgtggtgcaaaacataaaaattagggttgcactggtctgaataTGGCAACAAATcctgccaaacatgtcttgcatcttattgcgccgggtgtatgatagggcccagaaTCTTCCGCATGTAACTTAACGATTGTGTATGATGAAGGGGCATCATCTGCACGAGTTCAATCTGCACGAGATAACGAGAAAACATTAAGTCATGATcctgaaaaatataataatgcatGGCTTCTAAGGACTTCTGTACCTATTAGCAATAGTTAAGAGCTAGACGTAGTAAAGGAGCTCCAGCACACCTTGACTAGGGAGCTTGTTGAGTGTTATTGATGCAGAGAGGTGGGCCGCTTTGTTAGCTACGTTTCCTCGTTCTGGCAACTGAAGGGATTCGTCATTAGACAGACCACTGTCATCCTCTGTATCCAATGACTGAATAGTCTCCTCTAGGTACATGAGACAAGCCTTCTCCTCAGCGGAAAGATACTCTAGGCTTTCATCACTCTGAAACAGAAATCGTTGTGAATGGGTAAGCTTTCACTCATTTATATTTAGGTCACAACCTGTAAGATTGATTTCTTCAGAGCACAACAATGTACATGAAATGAAAGCCaaagttaaatagttgagttttacaattattgaatccattcagtcgatctccgggtctggcggtaattcattcattcatttacttttgccttagtcccttatttatcaggggtcgccacatggaaatgaaccgccaactatttcagcatatgttttatgcagcggatgcccttacagctgcaacccagtactgggaaacacctatacactctcacattcacacacactcatacactatggccaattaagttcattcaattcacttacagcgcatgtctttggactgtgggggaaaccagggcacccagaggaaacccacaccaacacaaagAGATCATGCAACATAcatcctcacagaaatgccaactggtccagccaggactcgaaccagcgaccttcttgctatgaggtgacagtgctaaccactgagccaccatgcagccGTTTTTATTGATCATtgatcattcatatatatatataaacacacacatacacaagtgcAATATTACACACCATTAAGGGAATACAGACAGAAACAAATAATAGCATTACAAGAAAGTACATTCAGTCGATCtcgggagcatttttagcttagcttagcataattcattgaattggattagaccattagcatctcgctcaaaacaaaaaaaattgcttggccctctgtagttacattgtgtactaagaccattGTACTAATattattgcgcctgctgcagccatggtaggTCAGCAAAGTTCTCTGACTATTACACCAGCATGACAGTATAGTTTTTAaccatataaacatataaactttTCCTTTTCCATTAGTTTTATACTGacttaactacagaagagtcaagctttaaatagtaaaattatgAAAACATTCTTTATGATTTTTGATattagcgagatgctaatggtctaatctgattcaatgatctatgctaagctaaatgtgctcttGCCAGACTCGGAGTTAAACTGAaaaggtaaaactcaactgtttattctcggggagttgtaaaatgataCTATTCACACCATTGTTTCTAGTGATAAAGAGAAACACATGATGTCCACATGATGAACAACAATCAgattgacagccaatcagaatcctcCTAAATCAGTGGTCTATGTAACTGCATTGATACTTAtactaaacaaaacaatatcatGAATCAATGTGAATGGAAATTGCCATTACAGTTATCATTCTTGAAAGGGCACTTTTTGTATGGACAAAAAAGTATCGAAATATCGTATTTTGACAGTCACAGAATAAACGACAGTCATAAATGACAGAACTTTCAATGCTTACTTATAAAATAAAGGTATTTCTTACAAAGCATGAGTTGAAGCTGACCACGCTATCACAGCTGCCATTACTGTCAATCTCGCCCATTGTGTCGAGGCCATTGCCATCTTGCCGCATGTCACTTATCGGCATTGCAATTGCAGAAAGCCTCCACCCTGATATGAATTCAAAGCTCTTTAGTAGTGCTGATGAAACTGCATTTCCTTTAAAAGcagaatacaaaaaaatctaattgagcATCTTGATATGCATCCAAGTCATTTTAGTAATAACAGTGGAAATTTTAGAGCAATTATAGACAATTTTAAACTGAAAGTACATCAATTTAAAACCGCAAGCAATTTTATATGAATAGCTGCACAGCAAATagttatttttaccaaaattaagCTTTGaccttcagctcaaaatacacaaGGCTAAATATAGTTAGGTTGCATGCACAAAAAATGTTTCGCATCAGAAATTATTCTTTAATATTTAGTTGATGCATCGACTCATACAGGTTTATGAAAGATCAGTAAATCAATATGCTTTTCTATTTTATGAGTAGTCATAAAATTCACAGTTCGCAGTGTTGTAAATTTGAATATGACGTAAATGTTGATAACACTTGTATTTCTCATTCAATGACGACGTATGTGATATGCAAATATAACAGCAAACAGGTTTTTTTTGCAGATAGAAAAAGAGAAGCAGTTGCATTGTATTCAGATTAGGAGTGTTCACAAGGTCtgtaataaataaactgtaatcaGTAAACCATATCGCAATGACAGTGAAAGCAAGGTCCATTTTTACAGACATAATAAACCCACTGGCCTTTTGTATTATATTAGTGTTATTCACATTGGCTCTTAAACACATTTAGTTCTAGAGAATTCATAACTTTATATGATATAATCAAAACAACAATGAATATTTAAAAGGTTTATGAGTTTATTCTGAATTTATGACCTAGATTACATAACAAAGTTCCCTTAACTATGTTATCTGTCCAAAGGGTGTGTGAAGCTTTCAGTGTCAAACTacttgaaattaaaatgtttagtgtTTAATTTTTAGTTATGTTGTTAAATGGTGTAAAAGAGTGAGTGTTTGAATTAAATCTGATTTTAAACGAGGCATTTCATCACATTATTTACAATTGCTTGCTTGCTTTACAATTGCTTACTCTTTACTCACTTATTCTCTGGTTAGAACTGTAcgctattttaataatttgctcattactttaattttaaaacgTATATTATTCACATGTAGACATGAatagaaaatattataataaaagctTATCGTAATAAAAGCTTACCTTGTGGGCAGAAGGAGTTATTAGATGGCACCTCAGCAGGTTCACGTGCCTCTACAGTCTCAGCGTCAGTGCTGTGAGTGTTACAGTGTGGAGTCCAGTACTGTAAATAGGGGAATCTTCGACCAATCATTTGCGTTTCTTCGctgcagcagccaatcagagaacGTCGCGGTGAATGTGGAGAATATAAACAAACGCCTCAAAAATCAAACTAACGTTTAAAGTGAGGGGAAACGGAGCTGAGAGTAGTGAGTATACACCTACGACTTACGTTTACACGACAGTATTAACAAACACACGATGACACAAAGTGTCAGGAGGATCAACAGGAAATCCTAGTTAATCGCGTTATTAAAGGTTTCTTAAAATAACATTAGTTTAATCCCCGTCAACTGCAACTGATTTGATCCTGGTTTACCGACTAGGATTCATTATGTTTTCACACCACAGTCGGTATTAACaattgtttggtaacactttacaataaggttgtaatagttaatgttagttaatccaTTTATTAACAcgaatgaacaatacatttattacagtatttgatcatgtcagttaatgaaaatacaattgttcattgttagttcatgtccactcacagtgcattaacagGCATGAATTTGGAAatgagtaaatgttaaactatgattagtattattcatgattagttcatgttagtacataaatacatttactaatgaAACATTAAAGCAAGTGAAAGTGTGACCATTAGTTTCTTAAAACCAACTAGTTTTTATGCTGTTAGTAAGAACAACTCTGCGAAAATTAAACATGGTTtctttcaaataaaacaaaccaaaaataataattatttggtTTATGTAGTAACCAAGGTAGTCACAGATTAACAATGGTTTTGCAGCACTAATTATTGATTATCATTTGTTAAAAGCTTACTGCACAACGTATACTACATAtacgctcactggccactttattacgtacaccttactagtaccaccagattgga contains the following coding sequences:
- the zgc:158258 gene encoding specifically androgen-regulated gene protein, which codes for MPISDMRQDGNGLDTMGEIDSNGSCDSVVSFNSCFSDESLEYLSAEEKACLMYLEETIQSLDTEDDSGLSNDESLQLPERGNVANKAAHLSASITLNKLPSQDMPKSQSEGLYSSGSFEQNSEILNYMVPTPFVLANHNSKFQTRHGLAASQKNTASKVTSESAQIHQEAPRVPPEVNVVVIPPPRKTKSSKETKKEQQKNVQSENVAHRGPLSYEALVQLRKSASMRKTNASEANYSTNKDLNEKSQTISQISKPAPPPVAPKPKKKLNQEGASGTHKDSSIPYSGDKLMNPEKVRVEALCKLGLLKEDAKICKQLKQSQSQSKPANQTSSEHLAYSIPARPEEQINQSVQRCSPLHQRSVSDLFTSSSHTQHANMTAKSATLERTGMGLSESNTNAVSQSHRPRSSTIATNKDTQMDANESTPRKPFNILSSRTKVFSVPVPSIGKDRREALRKLGLLKN